One SAR86 cluster bacterium genomic window carries:
- the guaB gene encoding IMP dehydrogenase, translating into MMEKVLAEALTFDDVLVLPMHSDVLPKQVLLKSRFTKNISLNLPFCSAAMDTVTESKMAIALASLGGIGIIHKNNSPDEQALEVKKVKKFESGIVKDPITIKSSNTIEELKQLTSELNISGMPVVDEDELKGIVTGRDFRYARDMEQTVAEIMTPKEKLITVKEGESQDVVKSLMYKNRIEKVLILDDHNKLSGMITMKDIEKSIDYPLASRDSEGRLIVGAALGVSSDLMERAEKLSAAGVDVFVLDSAHGDSEGVINAVKEVKKKFPKIEIIGGNVATAEGAKALIDAGVDAVKVGVGPGSICTTRIIAGVGVPQLSAVLNVVQAAKDIPVISDGGVRFSGDIVKAIGAGADSVMLGSALAGTEEAPGEVELYQGRSFKTYRGMGSIGAMSKRTDANRYMQGEDIDTDKLVPEGIEGRVPFRGWLKDVVYQLEGGLRQGMGYTGSKNIEELKKKVQFQKITRSGVLESHVHDVSITKEAPNYRAD; encoded by the coding sequence ATTATGGAAAAGGTACTTGCAGAAGCATTAACTTTTGACGACGTATTGGTTTTACCAATGCACTCTGATGTCCTACCTAAACAAGTTTTACTCAAATCTAGATTTACAAAAAACATTTCTTTAAATCTTCCCTTTTGTTCCGCTGCTATGGATACGGTTACAGAATCCAAAATGGCAATTGCACTAGCTTCTCTTGGCGGTATAGGAATAATTCATAAAAATAACTCTCCTGATGAGCAGGCATTAGAAGTTAAAAAAGTTAAGAAGTTTGAGAGTGGAATAGTGAAAGATCCTATAACAATTAAAAGTAGCAATACCATAGAGGAACTTAAACAGCTTACTTCTGAGTTAAATATATCAGGTATGCCGGTAGTCGATGAGGATGAATTAAAGGGAATTGTGACTGGCAGAGATTTTAGATATGCGAGAGATATGGAACAGACAGTTGCAGAAATTATGACTCCCAAAGAAAAACTTATAACTGTAAAAGAAGGAGAAAGTCAGGATGTTGTTAAATCACTTATGTACAAAAATAGAATTGAGAAAGTCCTTATTTTAGATGATCACAATAAACTCTCGGGAATGATAACAATGAAAGATATTGAAAAATCTATCGATTATCCTTTGGCTTCAAGAGACTCTGAAGGAAGACTCATTGTTGGTGCTGCACTTGGAGTAAGTAGTGATTTAATGGAAAGAGCAGAAAAGCTCTCAGCAGCAGGTGTAGATGTATTTGTTCTAGATAGTGCCCACGGTGACTCTGAAGGAGTTATAAATGCTGTAAAGGAAGTAAAAAAGAAATTTCCAAAGATTGAAATTATTGGTGGTAATGTTGCTACTGCAGAAGGTGCAAAAGCACTAATTGATGCGGGAGTAGATGCAGTGAAGGTAGGTGTTGGTCCGGGATCAATCTGTACTACTAGAATAATTGCTGGAGTTGGAGTCCCGCAACTATCAGCTGTGTTAAATGTTGTGCAAGCAGCTAAAGATATTCCAGTTATATCTGATGGTGGAGTAAGATTTTCTGGAGATATTGTAAAAGCTATTGGAGCTGGAGCAGATTCAGTAATGTTAGGCAGTGCACTGGCTGGAACAGAGGAAGCGCCAGGAGAGGTTGAGTTATATCAGGGCAGAAGTTTTAAAACTTATAGAGGCATGGGTTCAATCGGCGCTATGTCAAAAAGAACAGATGCAAATAGATATATGCAAGGTGAAGATATCGATACAGATAAACTAGTTCCTGAAGGAATAGAGGGTAGGGTGCCTTTTAGAGGTTGGTTAAAAGATGTTGTGTATCAGTTAGAGGGCGGTCTAAGACAGGGCATGGGCTATACAGGATCAAAAAATATTGAAGAATTAAAGAAGAAAGTACAATTCCAAAAAATTACTAGATCTGGTGTTTTAGAGAGTCATGTTCATGACGTCAGCATTACCAAAGAGGCACCAAATTATAGAGCAGATTAA
- a CDS encoding acetyltransferase, whose translation MKRFFIGSITFVLVLFNAIWIILAVTPIGLLRFLPSRRIKIGVLKFNERLGEYYLNGNKFIQDLMHKPKYRVEGMEHCKMDVWQFTTINHLSWADIFLFLYFTNFKATCPRIFMKAELWWLPITWAANIGLGMPFVKRRKKEDIIKNPQLALHDKNATIKACEIYKLFPTNVCGFIEGTRIDKEKYDNSKSKFKNLMPPKIGGMGYTLEVMPYIDTLTDITLIYKSSKRTFWNFLCGDMNEATVLINSFDIPNHLRGKDYSVDNEGREEFRNFLEEIWQKKDEAIEREKKKFGIEKVF comes from the coding sequence ATGAAAAGATTTTTCATAGGATCAATTACTTTTGTTTTAGTTTTATTTAATGCTATTTGGATAATATTAGCAGTAACTCCTATAGGACTTTTAAGATTTCTCCCCTCAAGGAGAATAAAAATTGGCGTTCTTAAATTTAATGAAAGACTTGGGGAGTATTATTTAAATGGTAATAAATTTATTCAAGATTTGATGCATAAACCAAAATATCGGGTTGAGGGAATGGAGCACTGCAAAATGGATGTATGGCAATTTACTACAATTAATCACCTAAGTTGGGCTGACATTTTTTTATTTCTTTACTTCACTAATTTTAAAGCTACCTGTCCAAGAATATTTATGAAAGCTGAACTTTGGTGGTTGCCAATAACTTGGGCTGCAAATATTGGTTTAGGTATGCCTTTTGTTAAGCGTAGGAAAAAGGAGGATATTATTAAAAATCCTCAACTTGCTCTCCATGATAAAAACGCAACTATTAAAGCTTGTGAAATTTATAAGCTATTTCCTACAAATGTATGCGGTTTTATTGAAGGCACTAGAATTGATAAAGAAAAATATGATAATTCAAAAAGTAAGTTTAAAAATCTAATGCCTCCAAAAATTGGTGGCATGGGCTATACCCTTGAGGTAATGCCTTACATTGATACTTTGACTGATATTACTTTGATTTATAAATCCTCAAAAAGAACATTTTGGAATTTCTTATGTGGTGATATGAATGAAGCAACTGTGTTGATTAATTCATTTGATATCCCAAATCATTTAAGAGGGAAAGATTATTCCGTTGATAATGAAGGTAGAGAAGAATTTAGAAATTTCCTTGAAGAGATTTGGCAAAAGAAGGATGAAGCAATTGAAAGAGAGAAAAAGAAGTTTGGGATTGAAAAAGTTTTTTAA
- a CDS encoding DUF305 domain-containing protein, which yields MKNHLIIVSVLSLLSGLILAQEDVQIIKPGAPGQSSEIIGEEQAIQIADSSYIKADVDFLQGMIMHHEQAVLMSSYVQSRTNSKNINDLAGRIDASQKDEIDFMQSWLSDRDEKTMGMMKMMKGMATDYQLEQLRGSVGVEFDRQFLQLMINHHDGAVEMVKDLRDYRGSAYDPVLNQFVSDLVNDQGVEIERMNLLLTGLSTDPRAGLSAGLYTAEEAILNLELVATLKKPTGFYDPKNPEMKGSEDADSKDDDEVLTIEEASRKLRSPMLSFSNTDMAFKDNLLVAGSYHGFNIYELQDNGIPNLITSVVCPGGQGDVSVVENILIMSVEETRGRVDCGLDGVGPDASPERFRGIRIFDISNIKKPKQVGAVQTCRGSHTHSVVAGPTADNKIIVYNSGTGRVREEDELDGCIGNIAGDTRTAYFSIDVIEIPINDPASSRIVSSPRVFADNDKGIIAGLWRGGDHGDGTQDTRPTNQCHDITVFPSAGIAAGACSGNGILFDISDPYKPTRIDAVTDPGFAYWHSATFNNDGTKVVFTDEWGGGGRARCRAWDPLTWGADAIYDIVDGKLIFKSHYKMPAPQSESENCVAHNGSIIPIPNRDIFVQAWYQGGMSIMDFTDSSNPVEIAYFDRGPIFKDTLTTGGYWSTYFYEGFIYGTEITRGLDVFKLKPSEFLSKEEIAAAAKARPVLGPDRVFNPQQQVPLTWPAGLQ from the coding sequence ATGAAAAATCATCTTATTATAGTCTCAGTCTTATCTCTTCTAAGTGGCTTAATTTTAGCTCAAGAAGATGTTCAAATTATTAAACCAGGTGCGCCTGGACAAAGTAGTGAAATCATTGGAGAAGAACAAGCTATCCAAATTGCTGACTCCTCATACATTAAAGCTGATGTTGACTTTCTGCAGGGTATGATAATGCATCATGAGCAAGCAGTATTAATGTCTTCCTACGTGCAGTCCAGAACAAATTCAAAAAATATTAATGATTTAGCAGGCAGAATTGACGCTTCACAAAAAGATGAAATTGATTTTATGCAATCCTGGTTAAGTGATAGAGATGAAAAAACAATGGGCATGATGAAAATGATGAAAGGTATGGCAACTGATTATCAATTAGAACAATTGAGAGGTTCAGTAGGAGTTGAGTTTGATCGTCAATTTTTACAACTAATGATTAATCACCATGATGGTGCGGTAGAGATGGTTAAAGACCTAAGAGACTATCGTGGTTCGGCCTACGATCCAGTCTTAAATCAATTTGTCTCAGATCTTGTTAATGATCAGGGAGTTGAAATAGAGAGAATGAATCTTCTTCTTACAGGCCTTTCAACTGATCCAAGAGCAGGTTTATCAGCGGGTTTATACACAGCTGAAGAAGCCATTTTAAATTTAGAATTAGTTGCCACATTGAAAAAGCCAACTGGTTTTTATGATCCTAAGAACCCTGAAATGAAAGGTTCAGAAGATGCTGACTCAAAAGATGATGATGAAGTATTAACTATTGAGGAGGCTTCAAGAAAACTAAGATCTCCAATGCTTTCCTTTTCAAATACTGATATGGCATTTAAAGATAATCTTTTGGTAGCTGGTAGTTACCATGGATTTAATATTTATGAACTTCAAGATAATGGCATACCAAACCTCATTACATCAGTAGTTTGTCCAGGAGGACAAGGCGATGTTTCAGTTGTAGAGAATATTTTAATTATGTCTGTTGAAGAAACTAGAGGTCGTGTAGATTGCGGCCTTGATGGAGTTGGACCAGATGCAAGTCCAGAGCGCTTCAGGGGTATTAGAATTTTTGATATCTCAAATATTAAGAAGCCTAAACAAGTAGGTGCCGTCCAAACATGTAGAGGGTCACATACTCACTCTGTGGTTGCTGGACCGACTGCAGATAACAAAATTATTGTTTATAACTCTGGAACAGGGAGAGTTAGAGAAGAGGATGAACTGGATGGATGCATTGGTAATATTGCTGGTGACACTCGCACAGCCTACTTCAGTATTGATGTTATAGAAATCCCTATAAATGATCCTGCGAGCTCAAGAATAGTAAGCAGTCCAAGAGTTTTTGCTGATAATGATAAGGGGATTATTGCTGGCCTGTGGAGAGGCGGTGACCATGGAGACGGAACCCAAGATACAAGACCTACGAATCAATGTCACGATATAACAGTATTTCCTTCTGCAGGAATTGCAGCAGGAGCATGCTCAGGAAATGGAATTTTATTTGATATTTCTGATCCTTATAAACCCACAAGAATAGATGCAGTAACAGATCCAGGTTTTGCTTACTGGCATTCAGCAACATTCAATAATGACGGTACTAAAGTTGTATTTACAGATGAATGGGGTGGCGGTGGTCGAGCAAGATGCCGAGCTTGGGATCCACTTACATGGGGTGCAGATGCAATCTACGATATTGTTGATGGCAAACTAATATTTAAAAGTCATTATAAGATGCCAGCTCCACAATCAGAATCAGAAAATTGTGTTGCACATAATGGCTCAATCATTCCAATTCCTAACAGAGATATATTTGTTCAAGCTTGGTATCAAGGCGGGATGTCAATAATGGACTTTACTGACTCATCTAACCCAGTGGAAATAGCTTATTTTGATAGAGGTCCAATTTTTAAAGATACTCTTACGACTGGTGGATATTGGTCAACATATTTCTATGAAGGGTTCATTTACGGAACTGAAATAACAAGAGGTTTAGATGTTTTTAAACTAAAGCCTAGTGAATTTTTAAGTAAGGAAGAGATAGCAGCAGCAGCTAAAGCTCGACCAGTACTTGGTCCAGATAGAGTGTTTAATCCACAACAACAAGTTCCACTGACTTGGCCTGCAGGCTTGCAATAA
- the guaA gene encoding glutamine-hydrolyzing GMP synthase produces the protein MEKILVVDFGSQYTQLIARRLRELKVYSEVCPWDELPALDEVQGFILSGGPETSNIEGNPTINESIFNSNKPVLGICYGMQVLAFQEGGSVENEGKKEFGYAQVSLQNKSSLFSNLDKNLDVWMSHGDKVTSLPDGYETVAVSDNSPIAAFENSEKKYFGLQFHPEVTHTKKGLEIIDNFIKECDVERRWTEEDILKTIADEVDTKVQDGKVLLALSGGVDSTVLASVLYKSLGERLICVMVDHGLLRKNEAQNVVQNLAEKIGLEVNLVNAQDRFLSALKGIKDPEEKRKIIGKTFIEVFEEQAKNYEDIVWLAQGTIYPDVIESAGNSKSKAKVIKSHHNVGGLPERMNLKLLEPFRMLFKDEVRKIGKAIDLPNEIIGRHPFPGPGLGIRIIGEITEERCEKLREADHIFLSELKKHDLYDQASQAYAFYLPIKSVGVVGDNRIYADVIGLRSVETTDFMTANVSNLPNEFIQHVSTRIVNEVGGISRVVYDVTSKPPATIEWE, from the coding sequence ATGGAAAAAATCTTAGTTGTTGATTTTGGCTCTCAATACACTCAACTCATCGCACGCAGACTTAGAGAATTAAAAGTTTACTCAGAAGTCTGCCCTTGGGATGAGCTTCCTGCACTAGATGAAGTACAAGGTTTCATCTTATCTGGAGGCCCGGAAACATCAAATATAGAGGGAAATCCAACTATTAATGAATCTATTTTTAATTCGAATAAACCAGTCTTAGGAATCTGTTATGGGATGCAGGTTCTAGCTTTTCAGGAAGGGGGGAGTGTTGAGAATGAAGGGAAGAAAGAATTTGGTTATGCACAGGTCTCTCTTCAAAATAAATCATCTTTATTTTCTAATTTAGATAAGAATTTAGATGTTTGGATGTCTCATGGCGACAAAGTGACTTCTTTACCAGATGGTTACGAGACAGTGGCGGTATCTGATAATTCACCAATAGCAGCATTTGAAAACAGTGAAAAAAAATATTTCGGACTTCAGTTCCATCCTGAAGTAACACATACAAAAAAAGGATTAGAAATTATAGATAACTTTATTAAAGAATGTGATGTAGAGAGAAGATGGACTGAAGAGGATATTTTAAAAACTATTGCTGATGAAGTAGATACAAAAGTACAAGATGGCAAAGTTTTATTAGCTTTAAGTGGTGGTGTTGATTCTACTGTGTTGGCTAGTGTGCTTTACAAAAGTTTAGGTGAAAGACTCATTTGTGTAATGGTTGATCATGGCCTTTTAAGAAAAAATGAGGCTCAAAATGTCGTCCAGAATCTAGCAGAAAAGATTGGCCTTGAAGTTAATCTAGTTAATGCACAGGATAGATTTCTTAGCGCCCTTAAAGGCATTAAAGATCCAGAAGAAAAACGAAAAATAATTGGCAAAACCTTTATCGAAGTCTTTGAGGAGCAAGCAAAGAACTATGAGGATATTGTTTGGCTTGCACAAGGTACAATTTATCCTGATGTCATAGAGTCTGCCGGTAATTCAAAATCAAAAGCTAAAGTAATAAAGTCCCATCATAATGTTGGGGGTTTGCCAGAGAGGATGAATCTTAAATTGCTGGAACCATTTAGGATGTTGTTTAAAGATGAGGTTAGAAAAATTGGCAAGGCAATTGATCTACCTAATGAAATAATAGGCAGACATCCATTTCCTGGACCTGGTTTAGGCATAAGAATAATCGGTGAAATAACTGAGGAGAGATGTGAGAAGTTAAGAGAAGCAGATCATATCTTTTTATCTGAGCTTAAAAAGCATGACCTTTATGATCAAGCTAGCCAAGCGTATGCTTTCTATTTGCCAATAAAATCCGTTGGGGTGGTGGGAGATAATAGAATTTACGCAGATGTGATTGGTTTGAGATCTGTAGAAACAACAGATTTTATGACAGCAAATGTCTCTAATCTACCAAATGAATTCATTCAACACGTCTCAACACGAATAGTTAACGAAGTAGGTGGTATAAGTAGGGTAGTGTACGATGTAACTTCCAAACCACCAGCAACTATTGAGTGGGAATAA
- the xthA gene encoding exodeoxyribonuclease III: MKIISFNINGMRARPHQLEEIKKKYDPDVIALQEIKVSDEDFPPEIPESLGFKYFNYGQKSFHGVAIFSKEEPIKVVKGLDGGKDEEQKRFIQCDYETEIGTISICNSYFPQGENRKHPLKFPYKDRYYKRITEYLSGLDNHIVLTGDFNIAPNRNDIGMNEDGIKRWLREGHTAFLPEELEWYEKLTNIGLKDVWREKNSESLKCTWFDYRSRGFDQNPKRGLRIDHFLLSEGLQDKYVSSEIDHEIRAMEKPSDHCPVSLEIKV, from the coding sequence ATGAAAATAATATCTTTTAATATCAACGGTATGAGGGCTAGACCACATCAGCTTGAGGAAATAAAGAAAAAATATGATCCAGATGTAATAGCTTTACAAGAAATTAAAGTAAGTGATGAGGATTTTCCTCCTGAAATTCCTGAGAGCTTAGGCTTCAAGTATTTTAATTATGGGCAAAAATCTTTTCATGGTGTTGCGATTTTTTCTAAAGAGGAACCGATTAAAGTAGTCAAGGGCTTAGATGGCGGTAAAGACGAAGAACAAAAAAGATTTATTCAATGTGATTACGAAACTGAAATAGGCACAATTTCAATATGTAATTCCTACTTTCCTCAAGGTGAAAACCGTAAACATCCATTAAAATTTCCCTATAAAGATAGATATTACAAAAGAATTACTGAGTACTTATCAGGGTTAGATAATCATATTGTCCTAACAGGAGATTTTAATATTGCACCAAACCGTAATGACATTGGGATGAATGAGGATGGGATTAAGAGATGGTTACGTGAGGGTCATACTGCCTTTTTACCTGAAGAGCTGGAATGGTATGAAAAACTCACAAATATCGGTCTTAAAGATGTCTGGAGAGAGAAAAATAGTGAATCTCTGAAATGTACCTGGTTTGATTACAGATCTAGAGGCTTCGATCAAAATCCCAAAAGAGGTTTAAGAATTGACCATTTCTTACTTTCTGAAGGACTTCAAGATAAGTATGTTTCATCAGAAATAGATCACGAGATAAGGGCGATGGAAAAGCCATCAGATCACTGTCCTGTCTCTTTAGAAATAAAAGTTTAG
- a CDS encoding DUF962 domain-containing protein, whose protein sequence is MVKKYKTLKEFYPYYLTEHSDKTTKLFHFIGTALSIFFIIRLVITLEPINFVFALLSGYGFAWVSHFFVEKNKPATFTYPFYSLLSDYMMFWEILKGKHKIF, encoded by the coding sequence ATTGTGAAAAAATATAAAACTTTAAAAGAATTTTATCCGTATTATCTAACTGAACATTCAGATAAAACAACAAAGCTATTTCATTTTATTGGAACAGCGCTTTCAATTTTTTTTATTATCAGATTAGTCATCACGCTTGAGCCTATAAATTTTGTTTTCGCCTTACTTTCTGGTTATGGATTTGCATGGGTAAGTCATTTTTTTGTTGAAAAAAATAAACCAGCAACATTTACCTATCCCTTTTACAGCTTGCTTAGCGACTATATGATGTTTTGGGAAATCCTGAAAGGCAAGCACAAGATTTTTTAG
- the mazG gene encoding nucleoside triphosphate pyrophosphohydrolase, translating into MSKLTEEINNLLQTFKKLRDPSQGCPWDKEQDFKSIANCSIEEAYEVADAIEREDFNDLKEELGDLFFQIIFHSGMAEEKKLFNFEEVVKELNDKLIRRHPHVFDKKQEMSASESLEIWEKEKKKEREKKNLISLMDDIPKNLPSLTRAKKIQKRAKSVGFDWQNESDVIRKIDEEIDELKRAKVSQKKEDISEEIGDLFFTLVNLSRHYNLEPEDIIRKANLKFEKRFRKMEDEANKTKVNLEDLEINELEALWQKIK; encoded by the coding sequence ATGAGCAAATTAACTGAGGAGATAAATAATTTATTGCAAACCTTTAAGAAGTTGAGAGACCCATCACAGGGCTGTCCTTGGGATAAGGAACAAGATTTTAAATCAATAGCTAATTGTTCTATTGAGGAGGCATATGAAGTTGCCGATGCTATTGAAAGAGAGGATTTTAATGATTTAAAAGAAGAATTAGGTGATTTATTTTTTCAAATTATTTTTCATTCGGGCATGGCTGAAGAAAAGAAACTTTTTAATTTTGAAGAAGTTGTTAAAGAATTAAATGATAAATTAATCAGAAGACATCCCCATGTTTTTGACAAGAAGCAAGAAATGAGTGCATCTGAAAGTTTGGAAATTTGGGAGAAAGAAAAAAAGAAGGAAAGAGAGAAAAAAAACTTAATTTCACTGATGGATGATATACCAAAAAATCTTCCAAGCTTAACAAGAGCAAAGAAAATTCAAAAAAGAGCAAAATCTGTTGGTTTTGACTGGCAAAATGAAAGTGATGTTATAAGAAAAATTGATGAAGAGATTGATGAACTAAAAAGAGCAAAGGTTTCTCAAAAAAAAGAGGATATTTCTGAAGAAATTGGTGATCTTTTCTTTACTCTCGTAAATTTATCAAGGCACTATAATCTCGAACCAGAAGATATTATAAGAAAAGCTAATTTGAAGTTTGAAAAAAGATTTAGAAAAATGGAAGATGAAGCAAACAAAACTAAGGTTAACTTAGAAGATCTTGAAATTAATGAGTTAGAAGCATTATGGCAAAAAATTAAATGA
- a CDS encoding prepilin peptidase, which yields MAFKLAVFLMLGSILASWGTYIYDNYRFLTTTSYKKILTARSKCDHCEKQLKLINLIPFFSYIFQRGKSSCCNKPISRKYFYIESLGILVGAIMAFFDQISVGLLISLLIFLIFLDERYKEIPITLNLLIIILVTISIPNISLNNFVAPLIVMAFLLLIYFGFLLIKKKEGVGLGDIILIFSISLFIGFPNILYLITIASSLLLLKIIFTQKYKEQHAFGSWLAGVFLTFILFQEFYVFEGSVTI from the coding sequence ATGGCCTTTAAGTTAGCGGTATTTTTAATGTTGGGAAGTATTCTCGCAAGCTGGGGAACTTATATTTATGATAATTATAGATTTCTTACTACAACAAGTTACAAAAAGATACTTACTGCTAGATCAAAGTGCGATCACTGTGAAAAACAACTTAAATTAATCAATTTAATTCCTTTTTTCTCTTATATTTTTCAACGAGGTAAATCATCTTGCTGCAACAAACCAATCAGCAGGAAATATTTCTACATAGAAAGTTTGGGAATTTTAGTTGGTGCGATAATGGCCTTTTTTGATCAAATAAGCGTTGGCCTTCTCATAAGTTTATTAATATTTTTAATCTTCTTGGATGAAAGGTATAAAGAAATTCCGATTACACTCAACTTGCTAATTATTATATTGGTGACTATTAGCATTCCTAATATTTCTCTAAATAATTTTGTTGCTCCTTTAATTGTTATGGCCTTTCTTTTATTGATTTACTTTGGGTTTTTGTTAATAAAAAAGAAAGAGGGAGTGGGCTTAGGAGACATCATACTTATTTTCAGCATCTCTCTTTTCATTGGCTTCCCTAATATTCTTTATTTAATAACCATTGCCTCATCATTACTACTTTTAAAAATAATATTCACCCAAAAGTATAAAGAGCAGCATGCATTTGGCTCATGGCTAGCTGGAGTATTTTTGACTTTTATTTTATTCCAAGAATTTTATGTGTTTGAAGGCTCAGTGACCATCTAG
- a CDS encoding S41 family peptidase, whose protein sequence is MKKFFKLSLLTILVSCAAENKPEVNYAEEFKSILAAFESSSILDLENSYFEKEDFLEAYLDQLDSQKNYFSQNDVSLIKDFNEENKDIFLTLNLATNSFYNIYEESLRVRKSLLNKHKFDFEKIEYVGLENRVDYFINEDERKDFYRKIVKNELLNLLIEDENFNEAKNVLNKRYSDRISYIKKTRSEDKFSVLANNFLSLIDPHATYFSDRDLDDWNLRMNLSFEGIGAVLSYKNETARIEELMSGGPALKSKEINVGDKVLAVGQGKKGKLTNVIGWRLDDIVEIIRGEEGSFVRLKIENENEKKIVTLERGQIILEESDVSSEIINYGGKNLGYIKVPSFYSDIECFRNQGFSCKSVSYDVRDSLLEFNRKDINGIVIDLRNNSGGYLHEADQLTRLFIDYGPTVQVKGTEDDVDVYTAWRSIKTWNKPMIVLVNKFSASASEIFAGAIQDYNRGLIIGQNTFGKGSVQGFKKTNLGQIKLTESLYYRVTGKPTQIFGVQPNLEIPTLLDVEEFGESKYSAAIKPTTISEAAFFKKTAINESKYKKILDQNIAESSYYQSLSDIKKSRGVQKTKLSLNLEERKQIYKDNRANSLELVNQRRSLSNLEPFSSYEDFENFIDDEDFEIDAEIDQSAKILYEIIETKI, encoded by the coding sequence TTGAAAAAGTTTTTTAAGTTATCTCTATTAACAATACTAGTAAGTTGTGCAGCAGAAAATAAGCCTGAGGTTAATTATGCTGAGGAATTTAAATCGATTTTAGCAGCCTTTGAAAGTTCTTCTATATTAGATTTAGAGAACTCTTATTTTGAAAAAGAGGATTTTTTAGAGGCTTATCTTGATCAGCTTGATTCACAAAAAAACTATTTTTCCCAAAATGATGTGAGTTTAATTAAAGATTTCAACGAAGAAAATAAAGATATCTTTTTAACATTAAATTTAGCTACTAACTCTTTTTACAATATTTATGAGGAATCGCTTAGAGTCAGGAAAAGTTTGCTCAATAAACATAAGTTTGATTTTGAAAAAATTGAATATGTTGGATTAGAAAATAGAGTTGACTACTTCATTAATGAAGATGAAAGGAAAGATTTTTACAGAAAAATCGTGAAGAACGAATTACTAAATCTTCTTATCGAAGATGAAAATTTCAATGAAGCAAAAAATGTTTTAAATAAAAGATATTCAGACAGAATTTCCTACATTAAGAAAACAAGATCAGAAGATAAATTTTCAGTTTTAGCAAATAATTTCCTTTCACTAATAGATCCTCACGCAACTTATTTCTCAGATAGAGATCTAGATGATTGGAATTTAAGGATGAACTTGTCTTTTGAAGGGATTGGCGCAGTCTTAAGTTATAAAAATGAAACTGCAAGAATTGAAGAGTTAATGTCTGGAGGGCCAGCTCTGAAATCAAAAGAGATAAATGTTGGTGACAAGGTGCTTGCTGTTGGGCAAGGAAAAAAAGGGAAACTTACTAATGTAATTGGATGGAGATTAGATGATATTGTTGAAATTATCAGGGGTGAGGAAGGTAGTTTCGTAAGACTGAAAATCGAAAATGAAAATGAGAAAAAAATAGTTACTCTCGAAAGAGGACAAATTATTTTAGAAGAAAGTGATGTCTCCTCAGAAATTATAAATTATGGTGGAAAAAATCTTGGTTATATAAAAGTTCCGTCTTTTTATAGTGATATTGAATGTTTCAGAAATCAGGGATTCTCATGTAAAAGTGTTTCTTATGATGTAAGAGACTCTTTATTAGAATTTAACAGAAAAGATATCAATGGAATAGTTATAGACCTTCGAAATAATTCTGGTGGATATCTGCATGAAGCCGATCAATTAACAAGACTTTTCATTGATTACGGGCCAACTGTCCAAGTTAAAGGGACTGAAGATGATGTCGATGTTTATACAGCCTGGAGATCAATTAAAACTTGGAATAAGCCAATGATTGTTTTAGTAAATAAATTTTCTGCATCTGCATCTGAAATTTTTGCTGGAGCAATACAAGATTACAACAGGGGTTTAATTATTGGTCAAAATACTTTTGGAAAAGGAAGTGTTCAAGGATTTAAAAAAACAAATCTAGGTCAAATCAAACTTACTGAGTCACTTTATTATCGTGTGACTGGCAAGCCAACTCAGATTTTTGGAGTACAGCCAAATCTTGAAATACCAACTTTACTAGATGTTGAAGAATTTGGAGAAAGCAAATATTCTGCAGCCATTAAACCAACAACAATATCTGAAGCTGCTTTTTTTAAAAAGACAGCAATAAATGAAAGCAAATACAAAAAAATTCTTGATCAAAATATTGCTGAATCTTCATACTATCAATCACTTAGTGATATTAAAAAATCTAGAGGAGTACAAAAGACTAAACTTTCTTTAAATCTTGAGGAAAGAAAGCAGATTTATAAAGACAATAGAGCGAATTCACTAGAATTAGTAAATCAAAGAAGAAGCTTATCTAACCTCGAGCCATTTTCATCATATGAGGACTTTGAGAATTTTATTGATGATGAAGACTTTGAAATCGATGCTGAAATTGATCAATCAGCTAAAATTCTATATGAGATAATTGAGACAAAAATCTAA